A single genomic interval of Tenuifilum sp. 4138str harbors:
- a CDS encoding CAP domain-containing protein, translating into MKLGNLILAALTPLLFSPTAFSQNADLVSMENEILKMVNEHRKSIGKSELVFNDYVRKEAYIHSQNMASGKVTFSHKGFDERFNRLSGFLEITTGAENIANGPFNAKHIVSGWLASPPHRKNIEDDFNLTGIGIAKAPNGTYFYTQIFVKSAEKPKVVPREYEAELLQLINNHRKGLGLPAIKNDEGIHTEALGYSQQMAAGKVPIGPPSFDNPIKSLMRRYKASKMVELIGYDYLKPKELFDAWMSSTSQRDIIEGNFNLTGIGVYQSVNGKVFVTQVFLLQ; encoded by the coding sequence ATGAAATTAGGAAATTTAATTTTAGCCGCACTTACACCGCTATTATTCTCCCCAACAGCATTTTCGCAAAATGCCGATTTGGTAAGCATGGAGAATGAAATTCTTAAAATGGTGAACGAGCATAGGAAATCGATTGGTAAATCGGAATTGGTGTTTAACGATTATGTTCGCAAAGAAGCATACATTCATTCCCAGAACATGGCATCGGGCAAGGTAACATTTAGCCACAAGGGATTCGATGAACGCTTTAATCGGTTAAGCGGTTTTCTGGAAATTACAACCGGAGCCGAAAACATTGCAAATGGCCCATTTAATGCAAAACACATTGTTAGTGGTTGGCTTGCCAGTCCTCCCCATAGAAAAAACATTGAAGATGATTTTAACCTTACAGGAATAGGAATAGCCAAAGCTCCAAATGGCACATACTTTTATACCCAGATATTTGTAAAAAGCGCTGAGAAACCTAAGGTTGTACCCAGGGAGTACGAGGCAGAACTTTTACAGCTGATAAATAACCACCGTAAGGGTCTTGGGCTACCTGCCATAAAAAACGACGAAGGTATTCATACCGAGGCACTCGGGTACTCCCAGCAAATGGCTGCAGGCAAAGTTCCTATTGGCCCACCGAGTTTCGACAATCCAATTAAATCGCTAATGCGTAGATATAAAGCATCAAAAATGGTAGAGCTTATTGGATATGATTACCTCAAACCCAAGGAACTATTTGATGCCTGGATGAGCAGCACTAGCCAGCGCGATATTATAGAGGGGAATTTCAACCTAACGGGAATTGGAGTTTACCAGTCAGTAAACGGTAAAGTGTTTGTTACCCAGGTGTTTCTGCTTCAGTAA
- a CDS encoding undecaprenyl-diphosphate phosphatase, with translation MTIFEAIIIGIIQGLTEFLPVSSSGHIELSKALLGVQLEDNLEFSIAVHVATVLSTLLVFRKEIIDLFSGFFSLKLNSQTHYVFKLIISAVPVGIIGVLFKDQIETLFEGNLLVVGSMLLVTAILLALTRLVKPKNTKPVGYFDSVVIGLAQAVAVMPGLSRSGATISTGLLLGKDRDEVARFSFLMVIIPVLGAVFLDIIKGDISNTITAPIVAGFVAAFVSGFLACSFMLRIVRKGNLYWFALYCALVGIVALFLA, from the coding sequence ATGACCATTTTTGAGGCCATAATTATTGGCATTATTCAGGGTTTAACCGAGTTCTTACCTGTAAGTAGTAGCGGACACATTGAACTATCGAAGGCTTTGCTTGGGGTTCAACTCGAAGACAACTTGGAGTTTAGCATTGCAGTTCATGTGGCTACGGTTTTAAGCACCCTACTTGTTTTCCGTAAGGAGATAATCGATTTATTTTCGGGATTCTTCAGCTTAAAGCTGAACAGCCAAACCCATTACGTATTTAAGCTTATAATATCAGCGGTTCCTGTTGGTATTATAGGTGTTTTATTCAAGGACCAAATTGAGACTCTTTTTGAGGGAAATTTATTGGTAGTGGGTTCCATGTTGCTTGTTACCGCCATTCTACTTGCTTTAACCCGATTAGTAAAACCCAAAAACACAAAGCCAGTAGGATATTTCGACTCTGTTGTTATAGGTCTAGCCCAGGCTGTTGCCGTTATGCCCGGGTTAAGTCGTTCGGGCGCTACCATCTCTACCGGACTTTTGCTTGGCAAGGACCGCGATGAGGTAGCTCGTTTTTCATTTCTTATGGTTATTATTCCCGTACTTGGAGCTGTTTTTCTCGATATTATTAAAGGTGATATTTCAAACACCATTACTGCGCCCATTGTTGCAGGATTTGTTGCTGCATTTGTATCGGGCTTTTTGGCCTGCTCATTCATGCTTCGCATTGTTCGGAAAGGGAATCTTTACTGGTTTGCACTTTACTGTGCACTGGTTGGAATAGTTGCACTGTTTTTAGCCTAG
- the truB gene encoding tRNA pseudouridine(55) synthase TruB, with protein MEVNRFESIKEGTILLIDKPYDWTSFDVVGKLRSLIKKYTGEKSTKIGHAGTLDPLATGLLVICTGKATKRVMELTADNKEYIAKIKLGETTPSFDLETDVDAVYPFDHVTRELVEATLKNFTGWQLQEPPAFSAKYVNGKRAYEYARKGIDPKLEPVPIEIHSIELIGFDLPFLTIKIACSKGTYIRGLARDIGKALSTGAHLVELRRTRSGIFSIEQALSIAEVEKKLSDLGNQS; from the coding sequence ATGGAGGTAAACCGTTTCGAGAGCATTAAGGAGGGTACCATATTACTTATCGATAAGCCATACGATTGGACTTCGTTCGATGTTGTGGGGAAGTTACGATCGTTGATTAAAAAATACACTGGCGAAAAATCAACTAAAATTGGCCATGCAGGAACCCTTGACCCATTGGCTACGGGCCTATTGGTAATTTGTACCGGGAAAGCTACCAAAAGGGTTATGGAGCTTACGGCCGACAATAAGGAGTACATTGCTAAAATCAAGCTTGGCGAAACAACCCCATCGTTCGACTTGGAGACCGATGTTGATGCTGTTTACCCCTTTGACCACGTGACTCGGGAATTAGTTGAAGCAACTTTAAAGAATTTTACTGGCTGGCAGTTGCAGGAACCCCCTGCATTCTCAGCAAAGTATGTTAACGGAAAACGTGCCTACGAGTATGCTCGTAAGGGTATCGATCCTAAGCTTGAACCGGTTCCAATCGAGATTCATAGCATTGAACTTATCGGTTTCGATTTACCGTTTCTAACAATAAAAATAGCTTGTAGCAAGGGTACCTACATTAGAGGCTTAGCCCGCGATATTGGTAAGGCCCTAAGCACAGGAGCACATCTGGTTGAGTTACGGCGTACGCGTAGTGGTATTTTCTCAATTGAGCAAGCCTTATCAATTGCTGAGGTGGAAAAAAAACTTTCCGATTTGGGTAACCAAAGCTAA
- a CDS encoding MBOAT family O-acyltransferase, protein MINIKEIVLNFLHYTEGDSLMFTQLSFWVFFGVLLAGYTFVYNRPVIRSAYLLVFSLFFYFKSSGLFFSLLLFSTLVDYSIGLAIAKSGSKINRKLLVALSVLVNLLVLSYFKYAYFIVDLLNNLLGINLTVVNHLALWGNALLNTKFDTTTILLPVGISFYTFQTISYTVDVYRGKVAPVRNIIDFAFYVSFFPQLVAGPIVRAAEFIPQIYRRYELSKNEFGHALFLVLAGLVKKMVISDFLSVNFVDRVFSNPLSHTGFENLLATYGYAMQIYCDFSGYTDIAIGVALLLGFKLPINFNSPYKATSLTDFWHRWQISLSSWLRDYLYIPLGGNRKGRIRTYINLLITMLLGGLWHGAHLKFVVWGGIHGVGLAIEKLLSNLRLVNINSERHSTRLVWGIITFNVVCLSWIFFRANDFNEATDMLSQIFTNFGIKTVPDIALAFSDVFLVLALGFIVHLLPYNAKEYLRGRFIAMPLSLKLFAALLVVVVLIQFQTMELKPFIYFRF, encoded by the coding sequence ATGATCAATATTAAGGAAATAGTTCTGAACTTTCTTCACTACACCGAGGGTGACTCCCTGATGTTCACCCAGCTTTCCTTTTGGGTTTTCTTTGGTGTTTTACTGGCTGGTTACACGTTTGTATACAACCGTCCGGTTATACGAAGCGCTTACCTTTTGGTATTTAGCCTTTTCTTCTACTTTAAATCAAGCGGGTTATTTTTCTCACTTCTTCTGTTTTCAACATTGGTCGATTACTCAATTGGATTAGCAATAGCTAAATCGGGTAGCAAGATAAACAGAAAACTGCTTGTAGCCTTAAGTGTTTTGGTAAACCTATTAGTATTGTCGTACTTTAAGTATGCATACTTTATTGTTGATTTGCTCAATAACCTTCTAGGTATCAACCTAACAGTTGTTAATCATCTTGCCCTTTGGGGCAACGCCCTCCTTAATACGAAATTTGACACTACCACCATTTTGCTTCCTGTTGGAATTTCATTCTATACCTTTCAAACCATAAGCTATACTGTTGATGTTTACCGGGGGAAAGTCGCCCCGGTCAGAAACATTATTGATTTTGCATTTTACGTTTCGTTTTTCCCTCAGCTGGTTGCAGGCCCAATTGTGCGTGCTGCAGAGTTTATTCCGCAAATATACAGGCGGTATGAATTAAGCAAAAACGAGTTTGGCCATGCACTTTTTCTAGTACTTGCTGGGTTGGTGAAAAAAATGGTAATTTCCGATTTCCTGTCGGTAAACTTTGTCGATAGGGTTTTTAGTAATCCCCTCAGCCATACAGGTTTTGAAAACCTACTGGCCACCTATGGCTATGCCATGCAGATTTATTGCGATTTTTCAGGCTACACCGATATTGCAATAGGAGTAGCCCTTTTGCTTGGTTTTAAGCTTCCAATCAATTTTAACTCTCCCTACAAAGCAACCAGCTTAACCGATTTCTGGCACCGGTGGCAAATATCGCTATCGTCGTGGTTGAGGGATTACCTATATATTCCCTTAGGAGGAAACCGAAAGGGAAGGATAAGAACATACATAAACCTGTTAATAACCATGCTACTTGGTGGTTTATGGCATGGCGCACATCTGAAATTTGTTGTTTGGGGTGGAATTCATGGGGTTGGATTGGCAATTGAAAAGTTGCTATCCAACCTAAGATTAGTAAACATTAATAGCGAGAGACATTCAACCCGATTGGTCTGGGGCATTATCACCTTTAATGTGGTTTGCTTGTCGTGGATTTTTTTCAGGGCAAATGATTTTAATGAGGCAACCGATATGCTAAGCCAAATATTTACCAATTTCGGTATAAAAACTGTCCCGGATATTGCTTTGGCCTTTTCCGATGTATTCCTGGTTCTTGCGTTGGGCTTTATTGTCCACTTATTGCCCTATAATGCCAAGGAGTACCTGCGGGGTCGGTTTATTGCTATGCCTTTAAGTTTAAAGCTTTTTGCAGCTCTGTTGGTAGTAGTTGTTCTCATTCAATTTCAAACTATGGAGCTTAAGCCGTTTATCTATTTCCGGTTCTAA
- a CDS encoding PadR family transcriptional regulator: MNQEIENAKAQMRKGVLELCVLTVLSRGDAYANDLINQLKQAKMIVVEGTIYPLLTRQKNAGLLTYRWEESPQGPPRKYYSLTEEGKEYLAELLNSWDELVEMVSAIRNQKND, translated from the coding sequence ATGAATCAGGAAATAGAGAATGCTAAAGCACAAATGCGAAAGGGCGTACTTGAGCTATGTGTTTTGACAGTACTATCGAGAGGCGATGCTTACGCAAACGACCTTATAAACCAGCTTAAACAGGCAAAAATGATAGTAGTTGAAGGTACTATTTACCCCCTACTTACTCGGCAAAAGAATGCTGGTTTGCTCACCTATCGATGGGAAGAGTCGCCGCAAGGCCCTCCAAGGAAGTACTATTCGCTAACCGAAGAAGGCAAAGAGTATCTTGCTGAACTGCTAAATAGTTGGGATGAACTGGTTGAAATGGTTAGCGCTATTCGCAATCAGAAAAATGATTAA
- a CDS encoding ArsC/Spx/MgsR family protein, with amino-acid sequence MAMIRVLHNPRCATSRKGLEYLNSKNINFEVINYLSTGLSRDIVKEILLKSNLKPIELVRTKEEYYKKFLKGKNFNDEEWIEILTQNPKLLKRPVVIGKYKAVIGIPVENIDKVL; translated from the coding sequence ATGGCAATGATAAGAGTGTTACATAATCCACGATGCGCAACCAGCCGGAAGGGGCTGGAGTACCTGAACTCAAAAAATATCAATTTTGAAGTAATAAACTATTTGTCCACCGGCCTAAGTCGCGATATTGTGAAAGAGATTTTGCTTAAATCAAACCTAAAACCCATTGAACTGGTAAGGACTAAGGAGGAATACTACAAGAAATTTCTGAAAGGCAAGAATTTTAACGATGAGGAATGGATAGAGATACTTACTCAAAACCCAAAACTTTTAAAACGCCCAGTTGTGATTGGTAAATATAAAGCAGTAATAGGTATACCTGTAGAAAATATCGATAAAGTTTTATAA
- the queA gene encoding tRNA preQ1(34) S-adenosylmethionine ribosyltransferase-isomerase QueA — translation MKLSQFKYNLPKDLIAKFPVENRDESRLMVLNRKTGKIEHRIFKDIIEYLNEHDVLVFNNTKVFPARLYGNKEKTGAEIEVFLLRELNREQRLWDVLVDPARKIRIGNKLYFGEDDVLVAEVIDNTTSRGRTLRFLFDGSYEEFKETLYRLGEMPVPKHILQREAVPEDRERYQTVYAKHEGAVAAPTAGLHFSKHLLKRLEIKGINFAEITLHVGLGNFRTVDVEDLTKHKMDSEQIWIGDDAANIINKAKRDQHNVCAVGTTVLRTLESSVTTDGFLKPYSGWTNKFIFPPYEVAVPNMLVTNFHLPLSTLLMMVCAFGGYDQVMDAYKVAIKEKYRFGTYGDAMLII, via the coding sequence ATGAAGCTATCGCAATTTAAGTACAATCTGCCAAAAGATTTAATTGCAAAATTTCCTGTTGAGAACAGGGATGAATCGAGGCTAATGGTGTTGAACAGGAAAACCGGGAAAATTGAACATCGGATTTTTAAGGATATTATTGAGTATCTGAACGAACACGACGTTTTAGTATTCAACAACACAAAGGTTTTTCCAGCACGCCTATACGGCAATAAGGAAAAGACTGGGGCTGAAATAGAGGTGTTCCTTCTCCGTGAGTTGAACCGGGAGCAAAGGCTATGGGATGTTTTAGTTGACCCTGCCCGTAAAATCCGAATAGGCAATAAGCTCTATTTTGGCGAAGATGATGTTCTGGTGGCTGAGGTTATTGACAACACCACCAGCCGTGGACGTACCCTGCGTTTCCTTTTCGACGGCTCATACGAGGAGTTTAAGGAAACCCTTTACAGGTTAGGCGAGATGCCTGTTCCAAAGCATATCCTACAGCGCGAGGCTGTACCCGAAGATCGTGAGCGTTACCAAACCGTTTACGCCAAGCACGAGGGTGCAGTTGCAGCTCCAACCGCAGGCCTGCATTTCAGCAAGCATCTGCTCAAACGGCTTGAGATTAAAGGAATAAACTTTGCCGAGATTACCCTTCATGTTGGCTTAGGCAACTTCAGAACTGTTGATGTTGAGGATTTGACCAAGCACAAAATGGATTCGGAACAGATCTGGATAGGTGACGATGCCGCCAACATCATTAACAAGGCCAAACGCGACCAGCACAACGTTTGCGCTGTTGGCACAACCGTGCTACGCACCCTTGAGAGCTCCGTGACAACCGATGGCTTCCTAAAGCCATACAGCGGGTGGACTAACAAGTTTATCTTCCCGCCATACGAGGTTGCTGTACCAAACATGCTGGTTACAAACTTCCACTTGCCTTTATCAACCCTCCTAATGATGGTTTGTGCATTTGGCGGGTACGATCAGGTTATGGATGCTTACAAGGTTGCCATTAAGGAGAAATACCGCTTTGGCACTTACGGCGATGCTATGCTGATCATTTAA
- a CDS encoding GDSL-type esterase/lipase family protein: MNRLVLHITGFAIFLILTLLPYQVSLLVPTKSPAILLFNHSANTIKNFFGQKILVKPSKPLTIVHIGDSHVQAGILSRTVKMLLAREFQSQYVSPGLVFPYSVMGSNNPVEYTSYHTGRWEYQKVNGAKAPVDAGIFRVAVKTTDSLATLSFKVKPNALFKTQVNRVGVFYQSASSNLTPILVEPKNVNPILHDNFAEFELESEVDSVVIGFRAKNDFECTVYGVNLWNTKSKFSLSSVGLNGATVHGFSLAKQLLPNIKLVKPDIVIVSLGTNDAYSNLFDSLNFARDQENLVNTIKSALPNPLIILTTPNDHLLNRKYMNIRVQVASNVIKEISTKHQLPVWDFYSLMGGKGSIQGWIRYGLAAPDGVHLTAKGYQLQGELFYNALYNSGFIE; this comes from the coding sequence ATGAATAGGTTAGTACTACATATTACCGGATTTGCCATTTTTTTAATCTTGACACTCTTGCCATATCAGGTAAGCCTACTTGTACCCACAAAATCACCTGCCATTTTATTGTTCAACCATTCCGCTAACACAATAAAAAATTTCTTTGGCCAAAAAATATTAGTTAAACCCAGTAAGCCACTAACAATTGTTCATATTGGCGATTCACATGTGCAGGCTGGAATATTATCGAGAACAGTAAAAATGCTTCTTGCACGCGAGTTCCAAAGCCAGTATGTATCGCCCGGATTGGTTTTCCCTTACTCAGTAATGGGTTCAAATAATCCTGTTGAGTACACCTCATACCATACTGGCCGATGGGAGTACCAAAAGGTAAACGGAGCCAAAGCTCCAGTTGATGCAGGTATTTTTAGGGTTGCAGTTAAAACCACCGATAGCCTTGCAACCCTATCGTTTAAAGTAAAGCCTAACGCCCTCTTCAAAACACAGGTAAACAGGGTAGGTGTATTCTACCAATCTGCCTCATCCAACTTGACTCCTATTCTGGTTGAACCCAAAAATGTAAATCCTATTTTACATGACAATTTTGCTGAGTTTGAACTTGAGAGCGAAGTTGATAGTGTTGTAATAGGGTTTAGGGCAAAAAATGATTTTGAGTGTACAGTTTATGGTGTGAATCTTTGGAACACAAAATCGAAATTCTCTCTTAGTTCTGTAGGCTTAAATGGTGCAACCGTCCACGGATTTTCATTGGCAAAACAATTGCTCCCCAATATCAAATTGGTTAAACCCGATATAGTAATAGTTTCGCTTGGTACCAATGATGCATATTCAAACTTATTCGATAGTCTCAATTTCGCACGTGATCAGGAAAATTTAGTTAACACAATAAAAAGCGCTTTACCTAACCCATTGATAATTCTTACCACGCCAAACGATCATCTTTTAAATCGTAAGTACATGAACATCAGGGTGCAGGTGGCGTCCAATGTTATTAAAGAGATTTCAACCAAACATCAACTACCGGTGTGGGATTTCTATAGCCTTATGGGTGGAAAGGGAAGTATTCAGGGATGGATTAGGTATGGTCTTGCAGCCCCCGATGGGGTTCATCTTACAGCAAAAGGTTATCAGCTCCAAGGCGAGTTGTTTTATAATGCGCTGTATAATTCAGGTTTTATTGAGTAG
- a CDS encoding fumarate hydratase, protein MATPEFFYQERFPLEKDDTEYYLLTKDFVSSAKFEGEEILKVDPEGLAFLARTAMHDISFFYRAEHVKQIAAILGDPEASKNDKFVALVLLRNAEIAAKGVLPLCQDTGTATVFAKKGQRVWTGANDYEALSRGIYKTYTEENLRYSQTVPLDMYTEKNSGTNLPAQIDIYSTYGNEYEFLFIAKGGGSANKSMLFQETKALLNPEKLEAFLVEKIKNLGTAACPPYHIAIVIGGTSAEDTLKTVKLASAKYLDNLPTSGNIHGRAFRDKELEEKILKATNSIGIGAQFGGKYLALDIRIIRLPRHGASCPVGIGVSCIADRNIKAKINSQGIWIEKLEKNPGKYIHDQWRKPEENDAIKIDLNQPMQAILSELTKYPVGTRLSLTGPIIVARDIAHAKLKERLDKGEGLPEYVKNHPIYYAGPAKTPAGMPSGSFGPTTAGRMDSYVDTFQSQGASLVMIAKGNRSQAVTDACKKYGGFYLGSIGGPAAILAQENIKKVELIEFPELGMEAVYRIEVVDFPAFILVDDKGNDFYKQIK, encoded by the coding sequence ATGGCAACACCGGAATTCTTTTACCAGGAAAGATTTCCTTTGGAGAAGGATGATACTGAATACTATCTCCTAACAAAGGATTTTGTTTCATCAGCAAAGTTTGAGGGCGAAGAGATTTTAAAGGTCGACCCGGAAGGTTTGGCATTTCTTGCCCGCACCGCAATGCACGACATCTCTTTCTTTTACAGGGCTGAACATGTAAAGCAAATTGCTGCAATTCTGGGAGATCCGGAAGCCAGTAAAAACGATAAGTTTGTAGCATTGGTCTTGCTCCGCAACGCCGAGATTGCAGCCAAAGGGGTTTTACCGCTATGCCAGGATACAGGTACTGCTACTGTGTTTGCCAAAAAGGGGCAAAGGGTTTGGACTGGCGCCAATGACTACGAGGCACTTTCGCGTGGTATCTACAAAACCTACACCGAGGAAAATTTGCGTTACTCCCAAACCGTACCCCTTGACATGTATACCGAGAAGAACTCGGGGACAAACCTACCTGCCCAAATCGATATTTACTCAACTTACGGCAATGAGTACGAGTTCCTCTTTATAGCAAAAGGGGGAGGTTCCGCCAATAAAAGTATGCTTTTCCAGGAAACCAAGGCACTACTGAACCCCGAAAAGCTGGAAGCATTTTTAGTTGAAAAAATTAAGAATTTGGGTACAGCCGCTTGTCCACCCTACCATATTGCCATAGTAATTGGAGGAACATCGGCCGAGGATACACTGAAGACCGTAAAGTTGGCATCGGCAAAATACCTCGATAATCTGCCAACCTCAGGTAACATTCACGGTAGAGCATTCAGGGATAAAGAGCTGGAAGAGAAAATTCTTAAAGCCACCAACAGCATAGGAATTGGTGCTCAGTTTGGCGGTAAATACCTTGCCCTTGACATACGAATTATACGCCTTCCCAGGCATGGTGCATCATGTCCGGTAGGAATAGGGGTATCGTGTATTGCCGATAGAAATATTAAGGCAAAAATTAACAGCCAAGGGATTTGGATTGAGAAGCTGGAGAAGAATCCGGGCAAATATATCCACGACCAATGGCGTAAGCCTGAAGAAAACGATGCTATAAAAATCGATTTGAATCAACCCATGCAAGCAATTCTTTCGGAACTCACCAAGTACCCTGTAGGCACAAGGCTTTCGCTCACCGGGCCAATTATTGTAGCCCGCGATATTGCCCATGCAAAGCTGAAAGAGCGGTTAGATAAGGGTGAAGGGTTACCCGAATACGTTAAAAATCACCCTATTTACTATGCTGGTCCGGCAAAAACACCAGCCGGAATGCCCTCGGGTTCGTTTGGTCCAACTACTGCAGGGCGAATGGATTCATATGTTGACACATTCCAATCGCAGGGTGCAAGCCTGGTGATGATTGCCAAGGGTAACCGCAGCCAGGCTGTAACCGATGCCTGCAAGAAATATGGAGGTTTCTACCTCGGGAGCATTGGCGGTCCTGCAGCCATACTAGCCCAGGAAAACATTAAAAAGGTTGAACTAATTGAGTTCCCTGAACTGGGAATGGAGGCGGTGTACCGAATTGAGGTGGTTGATTTCCCTGCATTTATACTGGTTGATGACAAAGGAAACGACTTTTACAAGCAGATTAAGTAG
- a CDS encoding PspC domain-containing protein: MKRTISVSLNGKAYMLEDDAYYALDRYLKGLEAHFANDPNKKEIVGDIESRIAEHFDEFIKVPGQVVNLEEVNRVVHLMGNINDFDPTNTKASSENDRVYPKLYRDVDDRILGGICTGMGHYWKVDPVLFRLVFFLLTLWGGLGVLIYIVLWVVVPPAITPTQKLEMKGEKINVNNM; the protein is encoded by the coding sequence ATGAAACGTACAATTTCAGTGAGTTTAAACGGTAAAGCCTATATGCTTGAAGATGATGCCTACTATGCCCTAGATCGATATCTTAAGGGTCTGGAGGCTCACTTTGCAAACGACCCCAACAAAAAGGAAATAGTTGGCGATATTGAAAGTAGGATTGCCGAACACTTCGATGAGTTCATAAAGGTTCCAGGGCAAGTGGTAAACCTTGAAGAGGTTAATCGGGTAGTTCACCTAATGGGGAACATTAACGACTTTGACCCAACAAACACTAAAGCGTCTTCCGAAAATGACAGGGTGTACCCAAAACTTTACCGCGATGTGGACGATAGAATTTTAGGGGGGATATGCACGGGAATGGGACACTACTGGAAAGTTGATCCCGTTCTTTTCCGTTTGGTATTTTTCCTGCTAACCCTTTGGGGCGGTCTAGGAGTGCTAATCTACATTGTTTTATGGGTAGTTGTTCCACCCGCCATTACCCCAACACAAAAACTTGAGATGAAGGGTGAAAAAATAAATGTTAACAATATGTAA
- a CDS encoding PspC domain-containing protein has product MNTTVNVSIGGYSFTLEENAYNTLQEYLNTVKVKLGNDKVAQETVNDIEFRIAELLSEKITLGQVVTNEMVTPIIEQIGKPEDIGENNDSTSNKQYRPKRLYRNPDDSIIAGVCGGLAAYFRVDPLVFRILFIALLFLKGFGLLLYILLWIAMPKAKTPFQKMEMMGDTENIDEIGRRVRKEISNASDNLKKSKAGNTVNKLINLFGQVMLYLLKAMLVIVKVISITIGVLLIVSMLLIFIALVGAVFFASYSPDFSGVIGGVGMTLNEIIASVLDISSSYWITIPLFLTLAIPIVALIYAGIRILFRFRAKDGTIGIIATVIWAAAVVTLSVTFFFQMRGLSVSEKVVKEFEVSPVNNNSKIVLCKSYNYLTDSTSSIEEKVQIFDWKVFTLKGKHHLAGSPTLIIEKSFEAKPRFEVIRRARGVNSFTAKNNAKDLVYSLTLNDTLAILDPLYIIPEKTKWKNQSITIKLYLPEGYGVYLDETLSDILDEYQPYSNYWPDEMVGKTWIMTANGLRIAR; this is encoded by the coding sequence ATGAATACAACTGTAAATGTAAGTATTGGAGGCTACTCTTTCACACTGGAAGAAAATGCATACAATACGCTCCAGGAGTACCTTAACACGGTTAAGGTAAAACTTGGCAACGATAAGGTAGCCCAGGAAACTGTGAACGATATTGAATTCCGAATAGCAGAATTGCTATCCGAGAAAATTACCTTAGGTCAAGTGGTTACCAATGAAATGGTAACGCCAATAATTGAGCAAATAGGTAAACCTGAAGATATTGGTGAAAATAACGACTCAACCAGCAATAAACAGTACCGTCCAAAACGTTTATATCGTAACCCCGACGATTCAATTATTGCTGGCGTTTGCGGTGGACTGGCAGCTTACTTCAGGGTCGACCCCCTAGTTTTTAGGATTTTATTTATTGCTCTCTTATTCCTTAAAGGATTTGGCTTACTACTTTACATTCTACTTTGGATTGCAATGCCAAAAGCAAAGACCCCATTCCAAAAAATGGAAATGATGGGCGATACCGAGAACATTGATGAAATTGGCAGGCGTGTTCGAAAAGAGATTAGCAATGCAAGTGATAATCTAAAAAAATCAAAGGCAGGTAACACTGTTAATAAATTAATAAACCTTTTCGGACAGGTTATGCTCTACCTGTTAAAAGCCATGCTTGTTATTGTAAAAGTAATTTCAATTACCATAGGAGTTCTTTTAATCGTTAGCATGCTACTTATTTTTATAGCCCTTGTTGGCGCTGTGTTTTTTGCATCGTATAGTCCCGATTTTTCCGGAGTTATTGGTGGCGTTGGAATGACACTCAATGAAATTATTGCATCTGTTCTTGATATTAGTAGTAGCTACTGGATTACAATCCCACTATTTTTAACCCTGGCCATACCAATTGTTGCACTAATTTATGCTGGAATACGAATTCTTTTCAGGTTCAGGGCTAAAGATGGCACTATAGGCATTATTGCTACAGTAATTTGGGCCGCTGCTGTTGTAACCCTTTCAGTCACATTTTTCTTCCAGATGCGAGGCCTCTCTGTTAGCGAAAAAGTGGTAAAGGAATTTGAAGTTTCGCCAGTAAATAACAACTCCAAGATTGTACTGTGTAAATCATACAACTACTTGACCGATAGTACATCATCGATAGAGGAAAAGGTTCAAATTTTCGATTGGAAAGTTTTTACACTAAAAGGGAAACATCATCTTGCAGGCTCGCCAACTCTTATAATTGAGAAAAGCTTTGAAGCGAAACCAAGATTTGAGGTAATACGCAGAGCAAGAGGGGTAAATAGCTTTACAGCTAAAAATAATGCTAAAGATTTAGTTTACTCCTTAACATTAAACGACACCCTGGCCATTCTGGATCCGTTATACATTATCCCTGAAAAAACAAAGTGGAAAAACCAGAGCATAACCATTAAGCTCTATTTGCCTGAAGGGTACGGTGTTTACCTTGACGAAACGCTATCCGATATCCTTGATGAATATCAACCCTACAGCAACTACTGGCCCGATGAAATGGTTGGGAAAACATGGATTATGACCGCAAACGGTTTGCGTATAGCGAGGTAA